One window of Actinomycetota bacterium genomic DNA carries:
- a CDS encoding glutaconate CoA-transferase, with amino-acid sequence MFGVFARRVEEKVELAEREPSTDKVMDLREAVSRFVRPGMHLHVGHAYMRPNAAVYEICRRFWGRDPRFTVSSLGFIANMVLFVQGGLARRLITAFCGDSYPFPGPNRVYQEAYREGRLEIENWTVLTLPQRLLAGALGVEWMPTHSLAGSSMEEENADDFRVVEMPDGSRLGMLRALRPDLTLLHALAADRAGNVLLTPPYAENAHAAFAAREGVLVTVEKVVPTSFLRRYSHFVKVPGYLVRAVCPAPMGVHPSGASNLGVAEFDAYAEDEEFMLALREACRDDASLRAWVEEWLLGVEDHDAYLEKLGYERIWFLKGRSASDSWRSELATRAPSIPATEEYSPMEMMVIEAARLLRERVLERGYRTILAGIGASNLAAWKAWYDLRREGHPVELMAEVGFYGYTPRPGDPFIFNFRNIPTCTMLTDILTVLGSMVGAESSRAIGALGAGQVDSRGNLNSTKIPELKLFLVGSGGACDVALGAEEVLVTVAQDRLRTPERVSYVTAPGERVRTVVTTMGVFEKLPGEERLVLTAYFPHAGPDDREAARRIQADCGWEMRAAPQLRRVEPPTLGELHDVRIFDPRRYFLENPS; translated from the coding sequence ATGTTCGGCGTGTTCGCGCGCAGGGTCGAGGAGAAGGTCGAGCTGGCGGAGCGGGAACCCTCCACCGACAAGGTGATGGACCTGCGGGAGGCGGTTTCGCGATTCGTGCGTCCAGGCATGCACCTGCACGTGGGGCACGCCTACATGCGCCCCAATGCGGCGGTCTACGAGATATGCCGCCGTTTCTGGGGCCGGGATCCGCGTTTCACCGTTTCCTCCCTCGGCTTCATCGCCAACATGGTCCTCTTCGTGCAGGGGGGGCTGGCGCGCCGGCTCATCACCGCCTTCTGCGGTGACTCCTACCCCTTTCCCGGGCCCAACCGCGTCTACCAGGAAGCCTACCGGGAGGGCAGGCTGGAGATAGAGAACTGGACGGTACTCACCCTGCCCCAGCGGCTGCTGGCGGGGGCGCTGGGGGTCGAGTGGATGCCCACCCATTCCCTCGCGGGCAGCTCCATGGAGGAGGAGAACGCCGATGATTTTAGGGTGGTGGAGATGCCGGACGGCAGCCGTCTCGGCATGTTGCGCGCCCTGCGCCCGGACCTGACGCTGCTGCACGCGCTGGCGGCCGACCGCGCGGGAAACGTGCTGTTGACCCCGCCCTATGCCGAGAACGCTCACGCCGCCTTCGCCGCCCGGGAGGGAGTGCTGGTGACGGTGGAGAAGGTGGTGCCCACCTCCTTCTTGCGCCGCTATTCTCACTTCGTAAAGGTACCCGGTTACCTCGTGCGCGCGGTCTGCCCCGCTCCCATGGGGGTGCATCCCTCGGGCGCGAGCAACCTGGGCGTCGCGGAGTTCGACGCCTACGCCGAGGACGAGGAGTTCATGCTCGCGCTGCGAGAGGCCTGCCGGGACGACGCTTCCCTGCGCGCCTGGGTGGAGGAATGGCTCCTGGGCGTCGAGGACCACGACGCCTACCTGGAAAAACTTGGTTACGAGAGGATATGGTTCCTGAAGGGCCGGTCGGCCTCCGACTCCTGGCGCTCGGAGCTCGCGACGCGGGCCCCCTCCATCCCCGCCACGGAGGAGTACAGCCCGATGGAGATGATGGTCATCGAGGCCGCCCGTCTCCTGCGGGAACGGGTGCTCGAGAGGGGATACCGCACCATACTGGCCGGCATCGGCGCCTCCAACCTGGCCGCCTGGAAAGCGTGGTATGACCTGCGCCGGGAAGGCCACCCGGTGGAGCTCATGGCGGAGGTGGGCTTCTACGGGTACACGCCGCGGCCGGGAGACCCCTTCATCTTCAACTTCCGCAACATCCCCACCTGCACCATGCTCACCGACATACTCACCGTGCTGGGATCGATGGTGGGAGCGGAGAGCAGCCGGGCGATCGGGGCGCTGGGGGCGGGGCAGGTGGACAGCCGCGGCAACCTGAACTCCACCAAGATACCCGAGCTCAAGCTCTTCCTCGTGGGTTCGGGGGGCGCCTGCGACGTGGCGCTGGGAGCGGAAGAGGTTCTGGTCACCGTGGCGCAGGACAGGTTGCGTACCCCGGAAAGGGTCTCCTACGTCACCGCTCCCGGCGAGAGGGTGCGCACCGTGGTCACCACCATGGGGGTGTTCGAGAAGCTCCCCGGCGAGGAGCGGCTCGTGCTCACGGCTTATTTCCCCCACGCGGGCCCCGACGACAGGGAGGCGGCGCGGCGCATCCAGGCCGACTGCGGCTGGGAGATGCGTGCCGCGCCGCAGCTGCGGCGCGTGGAACCGCCCACCCTGGGAGAGCTGCACGACGTGCGCATCTTCGACCCGCGGCGCTATTTCCTGGAAAACCCCTCCTGA